Proteins encoded together in one Penaeus vannamei isolate JL-2024 chromosome 41, ASM4276789v1, whole genome shotgun sequence window:
- the LOC113826714 gene encoding vitellogenin: protein MTTSTLLFVLAFVAGCLAAPWGADVPRCSTECPVTGSPKLAYQPDKTYAYQYSGKSKVQLKGVDNGDSETEWTAQVDLTWISPCDMAISFKNTKVDGTPGPIVARTLERHPLVVAVVDGRVQHVCAHPEDEPWAINLKKGVASAFQNSIPSLSAVSSGITVTETDVVGKCPTKYEIETEGEKVIVVKEKNHRHCQQRYPTPAHIPALWLKAPLPIQESTSQCKQEIANGIYTAITCQDKNIVRPAIGIYKYVEASQDSTLRFISESSDTSAISAIPSGEMQVESLLYNHQTMKDPQLAPELDELMKGICDKTKDTVEAEAAALVAKALHLLRRVPEAVVVETAQKVRQGHYCSDSARLESIFLDAVAFLHESGAVKVMVQEIENGRATGGRLALYTAALYLIPRPSIEAVKALTPLFESPRPVPSVLLAAASMINHYCLHTPACHQKAPVARIAEILATRVQSHCSPSAGAEGEEVPLAFFKAIGNMGVATPAVTRAAIQCIEEEGLETSIRVAAAQAFRQANCFRPAVEKLVDIAVRPAFDTEVRIASYLAAVRCAEQEHLEKIIEKISKEENTQVRGFVLGHLINIQEGSCPNKENLRYLLANVVIPTDFEKDFRKFSRHIDMAYYAPAFGMGAGLESNIIYAPGSFIPRAVNLNMRATVDETPMDIAEIGARFEGVDSIIEELLGPQGYLRKATFGKIMEDITGFAGEKGLKIMEHIKHTMRTRRSIDASVISDFFGKLYGESSSHTHADIFARFMGHEISFADVAQSLKGVTADTLIETFFSFFENSLEHMKDLNLNTARTAQLSMDYSLPTIQGTPLKLNLAATAVAGLKMEGNVNIGQILSDLGNSHTGIKVFPGLSVQATGFVGFECRFTKVGIEMQNTISSATGAAINIRTTENKKIELELEIPDKMELLNIKAETYLVKARGKKMTKISPSSMRDVRIERKSCIAALEPVFGLKVCYDMNFPDVFRANALPLGEPAIAKLYVEKADPSMRGYLVTAAIKNKRGNKLIKMNVEAAGASTPRRAEMTLSYTKEEGSHIVSAKLDSSSIAAGVWTTLTNEQGHKAVETYVNFKYGQTAISRSIKLEAIAREGSVGEEFQVNVFSSGTRSFPLDSHIVEAKFIKKTSGPEFNVDVICMTKNALADYFDLNIEVGADFMRFSPKALYSTRYIPKTRIFLPVNLRKLEINAATAAWKVTSYIREGSQSGESREFSSAFKLAKGRTDVIFVQATHTIEGRFPQNVIIKNVATAKVGRSSYRAMYDVFYHPEKVGASIEVLQAAGNEKVAQIEAIYEISGEKHCAKFLAAIPGYIQPVKVEAEIEQEAEGRYALEAAIKYGPRTVLGVSGPVLARFTSKANKLQANIKLRAMASEPYIIGANVVFGNKKQMIAMEIKERSEPLIGLEWRMVRESSEKTTIGVVFVLPALIEQKVDAEITDELVHVSFNNLVLPKTSSRRRVKGFADVNIAEKRANVEFSWDADNAPEKKLVLDASLISSPANPGHAEIHGNVVIAGEPYHAKLVLTATNLVEHMEGENGFKLILTTPSQKTVVVGASCDVQLAGTTTKVLSTVEYKNVRDRKYKYTSVIALERLGGPLNYAVEAKVTYKQPGTAEIKVETTAKHHWTPEEHVVAFKVAAEAPVLKTPAMIAFSIHNAPNAFAGVCKIERTAPFTAFEWNVQVTPEGGIEAVEAGVDMKAIIEVLKIVRAIATLEEESYETYGPHTAQYQYRFTRPSPTSYTMQMRTPTRTMEGRAKLSPRESGIKFYPNKGKTESKYEIGYKVNHEGRWGQRASKLEVRMNHPVLPKPIMAAAQYTVAEGTMRGTIELDIFPEEADKITGTVETQRISENAIRAEVFLTGRMLKVNPKAIITAAYAPETVALDVVFHKTPSAAPIFAIAAKYDKTAAHSAAATLTVKMEERPVFEMSAVTEPEEAATCNGIRMNAVAYAAAFGKYNMFSKMCRPAFIEVTAMRPGGAKEYTAKLGLRYPDAAEAGVYVASGRAGESRGVAVAAVKLASPKVLKVEMAYEPQEAEAISIEMTEGFEKIAVSFKSVAMEFVQFLKEEAAAKGVQFSSSQLVNLMGVAKEEIVEIYRDILSEARIFHTEILANILESPVVSVISRVYFGVRSEIVRLQHQLSVTLIQAIEGGQEELAIVYEIVMEVVMTAARMAETGEVPVAVLEALEEIKASKAFRVVKREVDVILREYPEEYEAVKHIFGNVVAILKRDVGIVREWLMEIPAVQRVIDYTMYHFHSERAFAAEAEKVVRLILDELLFVSMESKGNGVAVRIPLHRPFYSLTQVAQEAVPSPVTMLENLIFDYLEYIPIPVSDAIWAYYNFLPRYITDALPPYPRTAMVVGGTEILSFSGLVVRAPRSPCKLLLAAHGSHRLIMSHPQASAPAQLELKTPAATVIIKPDFEVLVNGQALGGSQQTIGNVRIVNTAKHIEVGCPLMRVIVAKAGEAVAVEASGWIFGRVAGLLGPNTGEIANDRLMPSGAAASNPRDLVAAWQEDPQCSTPEVPHAETTVGRLVQCEALLGIRSSCNPVVHPQPFISMCHTAHKACDAAQAYRTICSLRGVEEVFPMAC from the exons ATGACGACCTCAACTCTCCTCTTCGTTCTCGCCTTTGTGGCAGGTTGTCTGGCAG CCCCCTGGGGAGCGGACGTGCCAAGATGCTCCACCGAATGCCCCGTCACCGGATCCCCCAAACTGGCCTACCAACCCGACAAGACCTACGCCTACCAATACTCCGGCAAGTCCAAGGTCCAGCTCAAGGGCGTGGACAACGGCGACTCGGAGACCGAGTGGACGGCACAAGTTGATCTCACCTGGATCAGCCCTTGCGACATGGCCATCTCCTTCAAGAATACCAAGGTGGATGGCACCCCCG GTCCCATCGTTGCCAGGACGCTGGAGAGACATCCACTGGTGGTGGCCGTCGTCGACGGAAGGGTGCAGCACGTGTGCGCTCACCCAGAGGACGAACCATGGGCCATCAACCTGAAAAAGGGCGTGGCTTCGGCTTTCCAGAACTCCATTCCTTCTCTGTCTGCTGTCAGCTCAGGCATCACAGTAACGGAG ACTGATGTTGTGGGAAAATGCCCAACAAAGTATGAAATTGAGACCGAAGGAGAGAAAGTCATTGTCGTCAAGGAGAAGAACCACCGCCACTGTCAACAACGTTACCCAACACCCGCTCATATACCTGCACTATGGCTGAAGGCTCCCCTACCAATCCAGGAATCCACATCACAGTGCAAGCAGGAAATCGCCAATGGCATTTACACCGCCATCACATGTCAGGACAAGAACATCGTTCGACCTGCCATTGGAATCTACAAGTACGTGGAGGCCAGTCAGGATTCAACACTTCGCTTCATCTCGGAGTCCTCCGACACTTCAGCTATCAGTGCCATCCCTTCAGGAGAAATGCAAGTTGAAAGCCTCCTGTACAACCACCAAACAATGAAGGACCCACAACTGGCACCTGAGCTGGATGAGCTCATGAAGGGGATCTGTGACAAGACCAAGGACACAGTTGAGGCTGAAGCTGCTGCTTTGGTTGCCAAGGCTCTCCATCTGCTACGTCGTGTTCCAGAGGCAGTTGTGGTGGAGACTGCACAGAAAGTGAGACAAGGACATTACTGCAGTGACTCTGCCAGGCTGGAGAGCATCTTCTTGGACGCAGTTGCATTCCTGCATGAGTCTGGTGCAGTAAAGGTCATGGTCCAAGAAATCGAGAATGGACGAGCAACAGGGGGACGTCTCGCTCTGTACACGGCAGCGCTCTACCTCATCCCACGACCCAGCATTGAGGCAGTCAAGGCTCTCACGCCACTCTTTGAAAGCCCTCGCCCAGTGCCCTCGGTGCTGCTGGCAGCTGCTTCCATGATAAACCACTACTGCCTTCATACTCCAGCTTGCCACCAGAAAGCTCCAGTGGCGAGAATTGCAGAGATTCTGGCCACCAGAGTCCAGAGTCACTGCTCTCCTTCTGCTGGTGCTGAGGGCGAGGAAGTACCCCTTGCATTCTTCAAGGCAATAGGGAATATGGGTGTAGCTACACCTGCCGTGACAAGGGCAGCCATCCAATGCATTGAAGAAGAAGGACTGGAAACCAGCATTCGGGTAGCTGCAGCACAAGCCTTCAGACAAGCCAATTGCTTCCGTCCA GCAGTTGAAAAGCTAGTAGACATTGCCGTCCGACCAGCCTTTGACACCGAAGTCCGCATCGCTTCCTATCTGGCAGCTGTCCGATGTGCTGAACAGGAACACCTGGAGAAAATTATTGAGAAGATTTCAAAGGAAGAGAATACCCAag TGCGTGGATTTGTTTTGGGTCACCTGATCAACATCCAAGAGGGTAGCTGCCCCAACAAAGAAAACCTCAGGTACCTCCTTGCCAACGTTGTCATCCCTACCGACTTCGAGAAGGACTTCAGGAAATTCTCTCGACATATAGATATGGCTTACTATGCCCCTGCCTTTGGCATGGGTGCCGGCCTCGAGTCGAACATCATCTATGCTCCTGGATCTTTCATTCCTCGTGCTGTTAACCTGAACATGAGAGCAACTGTGGATGAGACGCCCATGGACATAGCAGAGATTGGTGCGCGCTTTGAAGGAGTCGATTCCATCATTGAAGAGCTCTTGGGCCCACAGGGATACCTACGCAAAGCAACATTTGGAAAGATTATGGAGGACATTACGGGTTTTGCAGGAGAGAAAGGCCTCAAGATCATGGAGCACATCAAGCACACAATGAGGACCAGGCGATCCATCGATGCTTCTGTCATCTCCGACTTCTTCGGCAAGCTGTATGGTGAGAGCAGTTCTCACACCCACGCCGATATATTCGCCCGGTTCATGGGACACGAGATTTCTTTCGCAGATGTTGCCCAAAGCCTCAAGGGCGTCACAGCTGACACACTCATTGagaccttcttctctttcttcgagAATTCCTTGGAACATATGAAGGATCTTAACCTAAACACAGCAAGAACTGCTCAGCTTTCCATGGATTACTCACTACCCACCATTCAGGGCACACCACTCAAGCTGAACTTAGCTGCAACTGCTGTTGCTGGCCTCAAGATGGAGGGCAACGTCAACATTGGCCAGATCCTCTCTGACCTGGGCAATTCCCACACCGGCATCAAGGTGTTCCCAGGCCTTTCTGTACAAGCCACTGGTTTTGTTGGCTTTGAGTGCCGCTTTACCAAGGTGGGAATCGAGATGCAGAACACCATCTCTAGTGCCACTGGAGCCGCCATCAACATCAGAACAACTGAAAACAAGAAGATCGAGCTGGAATTGGAGATCCCTGACAAGATGGAACTCCTCAACATCAAGGCCGAGACTTACCTTGTCAAAGCTAGGGGAAAGAAGATGACTAagatttctccttcctccatgaGAGATGTCAGGATTGAGCGCAAGTCCTGCATTGCTGCTTTGGAACCAGTATTTGGCCTCAAGGTGTGCTATGACATGAACTTCCCTGATGTGTTCCGTGCTAATGCCCTGCCACTTGGTGAACCAGCCATCGCCAAGCTGTACGTTGAGAAGGCAGATCCTTCCATGAGAGGTTACTTAGTGACTGCTGCCATTAAGAACAAGAGAGGCAACAAGCTCATTAAGATGAATGTAGAAGCAGCTGGTGCCTCAACACCAAGAAGAGCAGAAATGACCCTGTCCTACACCAAGGAAGAAGGAAGCCACATTGTTTCTGCCAAGCTTGATTCCTCCAGCATTGCTGCAGGAGTGTGGACTACTCTCACCAACGAGCAAGGACACAAGGCAGTAGAGACTTATGTCAACTTCAAATATGGTCAGACTGCTATTTCTCGAAGCATCAAGCTGGAAGCGATTGCAAGGGAAGGAAGTGTGGGAGAGGAATTCCAAGTGAACGTTTTCAGCAGCGGCACCAGGAGCTTCCCCCTCGACTCTCACATTGTGGAGGCTAAATTCATCAAGAAAACTAGTGGACCTGAATTCAATGTGGATGTGATCTGCATGACCAAAAATGCTTTAGCTGATTATTTCGACTTAAACATTGAAG tTGGAGCTGATTTCATGAGATTTTCTCCTAAAGCTCTGTATTCaacaagatacattcccaagaCCCGCATTTTCTTACCTGTAAACCTGCGAAAGCTAGAAATCAATGCTGCCACTGCAGCCTGGAAAGTGACGTCGTACATTCGTGAAGGAAGTCAATCTGGCGAAAGCCGTGAGTTCAGTTCTGCTTTCAAGCTTGCCAAGGGAAGGACGGATGTCATCTTTGTACAGGCTACTCATACGATTGAAGGCAGATTCCCACAAAACGTCATCATCAAAAATGTAGCAACAG CCAAAGTTGGCAGATCATCATACAGAGCAATGTATGATGTCTTCTATCACCCTGAAAAAGTGGGAGCTTCTATTGAGGTTTTGCAGGCAGCAGGTAATGAGAAGGTTGCCCAGATAGAAGCAATTTACGAAATTTCCGGAGAGAAGCACTGCGCTAAATTCTTG GCGGCCATTCCTGGCTACATTCAACCAGTTAAAGTTGAGGCCGAGATTGAACAAGAAGCAGAAGGTCGCTACGCACTGGAGGCCGCCATCAAATATGGACCACGTACAGTACTTGGAGTGAGTGGACCAGTCCTAGCTCGTTTCACCTCCAAAGCCAACAAGCTGCAAGCCAACATCAAGCTCAGGGCAATGGCAAGTGAGCCCTACATCATTGGTGCCAATGTTGTGTTTGGCAACAAGAAACAGATGATCGCCATGGAAATCAAGGAGCGATCAGAACCTCTCATTGGTCTTGAATGGAGAATGGTCCGAGAAAGTTCCGAGAAGACCACTATTGGTGTAGTGTTTGTCCTCCCTGCCCTTATTGAGCAGAAAGTCGATGCTGAAATTACTGATGAACTTGTCCATGTTAGTTTCAACAACCTGGTTCTACCCAAGACTTCATCCCGCCGTCGAGTCAAGGGATTCGCTGATGTCAACATTGCAGAGAAAAGGGCAAATGTGGAGTTTTCTTGGGATGCCGATAATGCTCCCGAAAAGAAGTTGGTGTTGGATGCAAGTCTGATCAGCAGTCCTGCCAACCCTGGACATGCTGAGATCCA CGGGAATGTCGTCATTGCCGGAGAGCCTTACCACGCCAAACTGGTTCTGACTGCCACAAATCTCGTAGAGCACatggaaggggaaaatggatTCAAGTTGATCCTGACAACTCCTAGCCAGAAGACGGTTGTCGTGGGAGCCTCCTGTGATGTCCAGCTGGCAGGAACCACCACTAAAGTCCTTTCCACCGTTGAATACAAGAACGTGAGGGATaggaaatacaaatatacaagtgTGATTGCCTTGGAGAGGCTTGGTGGTCCACTTAATTATGCCGTAGAAGCCAAGGTAACTTACAAACAACCTGGAACAGCAGAAATAAAGGTAGAAACAACAGCTAAACATCATTGGACACCAGAAGAACATGTTGTAGCATTCAAG GTGGCTGCTGAAGCTCCAGTACTGAAGACGCCTGCCATGATTGCATTCTCCATTCACAATGCACCAAACGCTTTTGCTGGAGTCTGCAAGATCGAAAGAACTGCTCCTTTCACTGCCTTTGAATGGAATGTACAGGTTACTCCTGAAGGAGGAATTGAAGCTGTTGAAGCTGGTGTGGACATGAAAGCCATCATTGAAGTTCTGAAGATTGTTCGTGCCATTGCTACTCTGGAGGAAGAGAGTTATGAAACTTATGGCCCACACACAGCTCAGTACCAGTACCGCTTCACAAGGCCATCACCCACTTCTTACACCATGCAGATGAGGACTCCAACCCGCACCATGGAAGGAAGAGCTAAACTATCACCAAGGGAATCTGGAATCAAGTTCTACCCCAATAAGGGCAAAACTGAATCCAAATACGAAATTGGATACAAGGTCAACCACGAGGGAAGGTGGGGACAACGTGCGTCCAAGTTGGAAGTCAGAATGAACCATCCAGTGCTTCCTAAACCCATCATGGCCGCTGCTCAGTACACAGTAGCTGAAGGAACAATGAGGGGAACAATTGAACTGGACATTTTCCCAGAAGAAGCCGACAAAATTACTGGAACTGTGGAAACTCAGAGAATTTCAGAAAATGCTATCAGGGCAGAAGTCTTCTTGACTGGCAGG ATGTTGAAAGTGAACCCTAAGGCTATCATCACTGCTGCCTATGCACCAGAAACAGTTGCTTTGGATGTAGTGTTCCACAAGACTCCGTCTGCAGCACCAATCTTCGCCATTGCTGCCAAGTATGACAAGACTGCAGCTCACAGTGCAGCTGCCACATTGACAGTAAAGATGGAAGAGCGACCTGTCTTTGAAATGAGTGCAGTGACCGAACCTGAGGAAGCAGCCACCTGCAATGGCATCAGAATGAATGCTGTTGCTTATGCAGCAGCTTTTGGAAAGTACAACATGTTCTCCAAGATGTGCAGGCCCGCCTTCATTGAGGTGACCGCAATGCGACCTGGTGGAGCAAAGGAGTACACTGCCAAGCTTGGCCTCCGATACCCTGACGCTGCTGAAGCAGGCGTATATGTGGCGAGTGGCAGAGCTGGAGAGAGTCGcggtgttgctgttgctgctgtgaaGCTGGCTTCACCCAAAGTACTGAAAGTCGAGATGGCTTATGAGCCGCAAGAAGCAGAAGCAATAAGC ATTGAAATGACTGAAGGATTTGAGAAGATTGCTGTATCATTCAAGTCTGTTGCAATGGAGTTCGTCCAATTCCTCAAGGAAGAGGCTGCTGCAAAGGGTGTTCAGTTCTCTTCATCTCAGTTAGTCAATTTAATGGGAGTTGCTAAGGAGGAAATTGTAGAGATCTATCGAGATATTCTCTCCGAGGCAAGAATTTTTCATACCGAAATCCTTGCTAATATTCTGGAAAGTCCTGTGGTATCCGTCATATCACGAGTCTACTTCGGTGTGCGGTCGGAAATTGTTCGCCTTCAACACCAGCTTTCCGTAACCCTCATCCAGGCGATAGAAGGAGGCCAGGAGGAATTAGCAATCGTTTATGAAATCGTAATGGAAG TTGTGATGACGGCAGCACGCATGGCAGAAACTGGAGAAGTCCCTGTGGCAGTGCTTGAGGCACTTGAGGAAATCAAAGCCAGCAAAGCTTTCAGGGTTGTGAAGAGAGAAGTGGATGTCATTTTGAGAGAATATCCGGAGGAGTATGAAGCTGTCAAGCACATCTTTGGCAACGTGGTGGCAATTCTCAAGCGAGATGTTGGCATTGTTCGTGAGTGGCTCATGGAGATTCCAGCTGTTCAGAGAGTCATCGACTACACCATGTATCACTTCCATTCG GAACGAGCATTTGCTGCAGAAGCAGAAAAGGTCGTTCGCCTCATTCTCGACGAACTTCTCTTCGTTTCAATGGAAAGCAAAGGCAACGGCGTTGCAGTCCGAATTCCCCTCCACCGACCCTTTTATTCACTAACGCAAGTGGCACAAGAAGCAGTGCCCAGCCCTGTCACAATGCTCGAGAACCTGATATTTGACTACCTTGAATACATTCCCATCCCTGTGAGCGACGCAATCTGGGCCTACTACAACTTCCTTCCACGCTACATCACGGACGCGCTGCCGCCCTACCCACGAACAGCCATGGTGGTTGGCGGCACTGAGATCCTCAGCTTCAGCGGCCTTGTTGTGCGAGCACCTCGCTCGCCCTGCAAGCTTCTCCTGGCTGCTCACGGCTCCCACCGCCTCATCATGTCCCACCCGCAAGCCTCAGCCCCGGCACAGCTTGAGCTCAAGACACCAGCAGCCACCGTGATCATCAAGCCTGACTTTGAAGTCCTGGTTAATGGCCAAGCCCTCGGGGGATCCCAGCAAACCATCGGAAACGTTAGGATTGTGAACACAGCCAAGCACATTGAGGTGGGATGTCCCCTGATGAGGGTGATCGTTGCCAAGGCAGGCGAGGCCGTAGCTGTTGAGGCTTCAGGCTGGATCTTTGGACGCGTAGCAGGGCTACTGGGCCCCAACACTGGAGAAATTGCCAATGACCGTCTCATGCCCAGCGGTGCAGCAGCCTCCAACCCCCGCGATTTGGTAGCTGCTTGGCAGGAGGACCCGCAGTGCTCCACCCCTGAGGTTCCTCATGCTGAGACCACAGTAGGTCGCCTGGTTCAGTGTGAAGCATTATTGGGGATTCGCTCAAGTTGTAACCCAGTGGTTCACCCACAGCCATTCATCAGCATGTGTCACACTGCCCACAAGGCTTGCGATGCCGCCCAAGCTTACAGAACCATTTGCTCTctgagaggagtggaagaagttTTCCCTATGGCGTGCTAA